The proteins below are encoded in one region of Triticum aestivum cultivar Chinese Spring chromosome 1B, IWGSC CS RefSeq v2.1, whole genome shotgun sequence:
- the LOC123124065 gene encoding uncharacterized protein: MAPASQARSNAHAHHAAPTRASRSGRGDAGGLRGTLGAAWFTADREAELCGDGDDQHRARVTPRQQPRGHGGAHAARGGARLGGPRAAAAAETASRLGRDGAATGALHPPQVSHAYAPAPFLRPSRPPPSQPVDVHMPNNECGGDHGLPRSASPPSLLPLAYYYSCRWSSTWKSLPWPKHHSGRSCPPPCDDCSNADQVFVVMSERPQCRKMATSSGRSRTASGMTQPRLIRMKIMFIFPMGSFQWYGRGEAIY, encoded by the exons ATGGCTCCCGCCTCGCAAGCTCGCTCCAATGCCCATGCCCATCACGCAGCGCCCACACGCGCTAGTAGGTCCGGACGAGGTGATGCTGGTGGTTTGCGAGGCACCCTCGGCGCGGCTTGGTTCACAGCGGACCGCGAAGCAGAGCTGTGCGGCGATGGCGACGACCAGCACAGGGCACGCGTGACACCGCGACAACAACCACGTGGCCATGGAGGGGCTCACGCAGCGCGCGGCGGTGCGCGGCTAGGCGGACCTCGCGCTGCGGCGGCGGCAG AAACGGCGTCACGGCTGGGACGCGACGGTGCGGCCACCGGCGCCCTGCATCCTCCACAGGTGTCGCATGCTTATGCCCCTGCCCCCTTCCTTCGGCCGTCCAGACCGCCTCCGTCTCAGCCGGTGGATGTCCATATGCCGAATAACGAGTGCGGCGGCGATCACGGTCTGCCCCGCTCCGCCAGTCCTCCGTCACTTCTTCCGCTGGCTTACTACTACTCATGCAGGTGGAGTTCAACATGGAAGAGCTTGCCATGGCCCAAGCATCATTCTGGGCGTAGCTGCCCACCTCCATGTGACGATTGCTCCAACGCAGACCAAGTGTTCGTCGTAATGTCAGAGCGGCCACAG TGCCGGAAGATGGCGACCAGTAGCGGGCGCTCGCGCACTGCTTCTGGGATGACACAACCAAGACTAATAAGGATGAAGATCATGTTCATATTTCCAATGGGTTCGTTCCAGTGGTATGGACGCGGCGAGGCAATTTATTAA
- the LOC123124125 gene encoding mitochondrial inner membrane protein OXA1-like, protein MAFAAAARRSLASPSISDCLFRRFHPALPQLLPSNSIGDPRKPSPLPLPPAPRPLRFAFSPCGTAQTLNLLPFGIHLLAGPPRRSFSSSSRDIDFADALTGAADAWPPVAAPVSFPSEVALAAVDSSIAVAAVQHLIDAVHSFTGLNWWISIALSTVLLRSVSCPLWMLARKRVYEMCQDMQQTSKLVNNAKDDASREEAERAAWSSLKKLGLALYLPLIVTPYTLITLHIAISNMVGNVPSLKGGGAFWFTDLTTPDALCIFPMITSLFIMLTSELKYNASKKCKKYSRTMHKEAREALRVMSLLSMLLTATLPQAISCSLVTWSFLSLAERIALEQPALQKVLYGTPLKQRRCSCDGQKGPTAEDAPSVKEQEEPVSPETKKSSDAHRDDSDKKSTKGG, encoded by the exons ATGGCGTTCGCCGCGGCTGCGCGGAGAAGCCTCGCCTCGCCTAGCATCTCCGATTGCCTCTTCCGCCGCTTCCATCCGGCGCTCCCTCAACTGCTCCCATCCAACTCCATCGGCGATCCCCGGAAGCCCTCGCCCCTTCCTCTCCCACCCGCACCCCGTCCGCTGCGTTTCGCGTTCTCCCCTTGCGGGACAGCTCAAACCCTAAACCTCCTCCCATTCGGCATCCACCTCCTCGCAGGGCCACCCCGCCgcagcttctcctcctcctcccgcgacaTTGACTTCGCCGACGCCCTCACCGGCGCCGCCGATGCCTGGCCGCCCGTGGCCGCCCCGGTGAGCTTCCCCAGTGAGGTGGCGTTGGCCGCGGTGGACTCGTCGATTGCCGTCGCGGCGGTGCAGCATCTCATCGACGCGGTCCATTCCTTCACTGGTCTGAACTG GTGGATTTCCATTGCTCTCTCCACTGTGCTCTTACGGTCTGTGTCGTGCCCATTGTGGATGCTTGCCAGGAAACGAGTATAT GAGATGTGTCAGGACATGCAACAAACCAGCAAGTTGGTAAATAAT GCTAAGGACGATGCATCAAGAGAAGAAGCTGAGCGTGCAGCATGGTCTTCACTCAAAAA GTTAGGTCTTGCGTTATATCTTCCACTAATTGTGACACCGTATACCTTGATAACTCTTCACATCGCT ATATCAAACATGGTTGGCAATGTCCCATCTTTAAAAGGGGGTGGAGCATTCTGGTTTACTGATCTGACAACCCCTGATGCTCTTTGCATCTTTCCCATGATAACATCACTGTTCATCATGCTTACCTCAGAG CTCAAGTACAATGCTTCAAAGAAATGCAAAAAATACTCTCGCACGATGCACAAAGAAGCAAGGGAAGCTCTGAGAGTAATGTCTCTTCTATCTATGTTGTTGACAGCAACCCTTCCTCAG GCGATTTCTTGTTCCTTGGTCACCTGGAGTTTTCTAAGTCTTGCAGAAAGGATAG CTCTCGAGCAGCCAGCTCTGCAGAAAGTACTATATGGCACGCCCTTGAAACAAAGAAGATGTTCTTGTGATGGACAGAAGGGCCCAACTGCTGAAGATGCCCCTTCTGTCAAAGAGCAGGAAGAGCCAGTTTCCCCAGAGACAAAGAAATCTTCTGATGCTCACAGAGACGATTCCGATAAGAAATCGACCAAAGGCGGTTAA